Proteins co-encoded in one Haloarcula pelagica genomic window:
- a CDS encoding PQQ-binding-like beta-propeller repeat protein, protein MANHSRRQRGDGTIIVDDRCIVAYDTELVALDSRTGERIWTETTHGYEQLVADDVTETVLVASENGIEAFGATGGEKRWETDAVNQVFRAPAVRDARVFAESRKRRRSAVSRRLLDG, encoded by the coding sequence GTGGCGAACCACTCTCGACGCCAGCGGGGAGACGGGACTATCATCGTTGACGACCGATGCATCGTAGCGTACGACACAGAACTCGTCGCGCTCGATTCCCGAACCGGCGAGCGAATCTGGACGGAAACGACACACGGCTACGAACAACTCGTCGCAGACGACGTCACCGAGACAGTGCTGGTCGCTTCTGAGAACGGCATCGAAGCGTTCGGGGCAACCGGCGGGGAGAAACGCTGGGAAACCGACGCAGTAAACCAAGTCTTCCGTGCGCCAGCAGTGCGCGACGCGCGCGTGTTCGCTGAGTCTCGGAAGCGTAGAAGGAGCGCCGTCTCTCGTCGCCTTCTCGATGGTTGA